The following proteins are encoded in a genomic region of Candidatus Binatia bacterium:
- a CDS encoding DUF177 domain-containing protein produces the protein MKILVSQITESPKELSFAERTEELNRLYSADARDFSFPQSLDVRVVFYRSGPELFFQGRIGGTVEGHCSRCLKVYSFPLTKEFDFVLAPDTRSAKTKELHQDELGLSFYSEEEIHLTPFVREQVLLALPTRPLCDEDCRGLCPACGVDLNESSCRCSSSKGDPRMAFFRDMKLQQ, from the coding sequence ATGAAAATTTTAGTCTCACAGATCACCGAAAGCCCTAAGGAACTCAGCTTCGCCGAGAGGACCGAGGAGTTGAATCGGCTGTACAGCGCGGACGCGCGGGATTTCAGTTTTCCTCAGTCCCTCGATGTGCGCGTCGTTTTTTACCGGTCGGGACCGGAGCTGTTTTTCCAGGGCCGGATCGGCGGAACGGTCGAAGGCCATTGCAGCCGTTGCCTTAAAGTCTACTCGTTCCCGCTCACCAAAGAGTTCGATTTCGTATTAGCGCCCGATACGCGCTCCGCCAAGACCAAAGAGTTGCATCAAGACGAGCTGGGTCTTAGCTTCTACAGCGAAGAAGAGATCCATCTCACGCCGTTCGTTCGCGAGCAGGTGTTGCTGGCCCTTCCGACGCGCCCTCTTTGCGACGAAGATTGCCGCGGGCTTTGTCCGGCGTGCGGCGTCGACCTCAACGAGAGCTCGTGTCGCTGCTCTTCGTCCAAGGGCGATCCGCGGATGGCTTTTTTTCGCGACATGAAATTGCAGCAGTAG
- the rpmF gene encoding 50S ribosomal protein L32 gives MPVPKRRTSKSKKNQRRSHDALTAPQVSTCPKCGEAVLPHRACRSCGHYRGRPVLPVEEA, from the coding sequence ATGCCGGTACCGAAGCGAAGAACCTCCAAGAGCAAGAAAAACCAGCGCCGTTCCCATGACGCTCTAACTGCGCCACAGGTGAGCACGTGTCCAAAGTGCGGCGAGGCCGTCCTGCCGCATCGCGCTTGCCGGAGTTGCGGCCATTATCGCGGCCGTCCGGTGCTTCCCGTGGAAGAAGCCTGA